The following coding sequences are from one Triticum aestivum cultivar Chinese Spring chromosome 5A, IWGSC CS RefSeq v2.1, whole genome shotgun sequence window:
- the LOC123106240 gene encoding histone H3.3-like, whose translation MDRTKQTARKSTGGKAPRKQLATKAARKSAPTTGGMKKPHRYRPGTVALREIHKYQKSMELLIRKLPFQRLVREIAQDFKYSRGNLAADLLLWRNKKIPGRVLAGTNDHVMRCAAGDMPLANWK comes from the exons ATGGATCGTACTAAGCAGACTGCTCGTAAGTCCACTGGAGGAAAGGCTCCTAGGAAGCAGCTAGCCACCAAG GCTGCCCGTAAGTCTGCTCCCACAACTGGAGGAATGAAGAAGCCTCACCGTTACCGCCCTGGAACTGTTGCTCTTCG TGAGATCCACAAGTACCAGAAGAGCATGGAGCTGCTCATCAGGAAGCTTCCATTCCAGAGGCTTGTTAGGGAGATTGCCCAGGACTTCAAG TATTCCCGTGGCAATTTAG CTGCCGATTTGTTACTATGGAGGAACAAGAAGATCCCTGGCAGGGTGCTCGCGGGCACCAACGACCAT GTTATGAGATGTGCTGCTGGAGACATGCCGTTAGCAAACTGGAAGTGA